The Bacillus xiapuensis genome window below encodes:
- the secE gene encoding preprotein translocase subunit SecE — protein MSSLTQFFRNVGTEIRKVSWPKKKELTRYTVTVVTTVVFLSVFFLIVDQGITAVLNWITSK, from the coding sequence ATGTCAAGTTTAACACAATTTTTCCGCAACGTAGGCACAGAGATACGAAAGGTGAGCTGGCCGAAGAAAAAGGAACTGACAAGATACACAGTCACTGTTGTGACGACCGTCGTGTTTCTTTCCGTTTTCTTTTTAATTGTTGACCAAGGCATTACAGCCGTTTTGAATTGGATTACCTCGAAGTAA
- the nusG gene encoding transcription termination/antitermination protein NusG, producing MEKNWYVVHTYSGYENKVKANLEKRVESMGMQDKIFRVIVPEEEETDVKNGKKKVVKRKVFPGYVLVEIVMTDDSWYVVRNTPGVTGFVGSSGHGSKPTPLLPEEVKNILKQMGMDDKRKDVDFDVKETVVVNEGPFANFEGTVEEIDYDKAKLKVLVNMFGRETPVELDFHQVDKI from the coding sequence ATGGAGAAGAATTGGTATGTTGTACACACATATTCAGGATATGAGAATAAAGTAAAAGCGAACCTTGAAAAGCGCGTTGAATCCATGGGTATGCAAGATAAAATATTTCGGGTGATCGTGCCCGAAGAGGAAGAAACGGATGTAAAAAACGGCAAAAAGAAAGTTGTGAAGCGCAAGGTGTTTCCTGGGTACGTATTGGTGGAGATCGTCATGACGGATGACTCTTGGTATGTAGTCCGCAATACACCGGGAGTTACAGGGTTTGTCGGTTCATCAGGCCACGGTTCGAAACCGACCCCGCTTCTGCCGGAGGAAGTAAAGAATATCCTCAAGCAAATGGGAATGGATGATAAACGGAAAGATGTGGATTTCGATGTGAAGGAAACGGTAGTTGTCAACGAAGGACCATTTGCTAATTTCGAAGGAACTGTGGAAGAGATCGACTATGACAAAGCAAAGCTGAAAGTCTTGGTAAATATGTTTGGCCGCGAAACGCCGGTTGAGCTTGATTTTCATCAAGTAGATAAAATATAA
- the rplK gene encoding 50S ribosomal protein L11, producing MAKKVIKVVKLQIPAGKANPAPPVGPALGQAGVNIMGFCKEFNARTADQAGLIIPVEISVFEDRSFTFITKTPPAAVLLKKAAGIQSGSGEPNRNKVATVKRDKVREIAEMKMPDLNAADVEAAMRMVEGTARSMGIVIED from the coding sequence GTGGCTAAAAAAGTTATTAAAGTTGTGAAATTGCAAATCCCTGCAGGGAAAGCGAATCCGGCTCCACCAGTAGGACCTGCACTTGGTCAAGCCGGCGTTAACATCATGGGATTCTGTAAGGAGTTTAACGCTCGCACTGCGGACCAAGCTGGTTTGATTATTCCAGTTGAAATTTCGGTATTTGAAGACCGTTCATTTACATTCATCACAAAGACTCCGCCAGCGGCTGTACTGCTTAAGAAAGCGGCCGGCATTCAGTCTGGTTCTGGAGAACCTAACCGCAATAAAGTGGCGACAGTGAAACGTGATAAAGTTCGCGAAATCGCTGAAATGAAAATGCCAGATCTAAACGCAGCTGATGTTGAAGCAGCTATGCGTATGGTTGAAGGTACTGCCCGCAGCATGGGGATTGTGATCGAAGACTAA
- the rplA gene encoding 50S ribosomal protein L1 has protein sequence MAKKGKKFQEAAKLVDRSTAYPIEEAIELVKKTSFTKFDATVEVAFRLGVDPKKADQQIRGAVVLPNGTGKTQTVLVFAKGEKAKEAEAAGADYVGDSDYINKIQQGWFEFDVIVATPDMMGEVGKLGRVLGPKGLMPNPKTGTVTFDVAKAVEEIKAGKVEYRVDKAGNVHVPIGKVSFENEKLIENFNTIFDTMLKAKPAAAKGAFMKNVAVTSTMAPGIKVDPSSVAVKQ, from the coding sequence ATGGCAAAAAAAGGAAAGAAGTTTCAAGAAGCAGCAAAGCTTGTTGACCGTTCAACAGCGTACCCAATTGAAGAAGCGATTGAATTAGTGAAGAAAACCAGCTTCACAAAATTTGACGCAACAGTAGAAGTGGCGTTCCGTCTGGGTGTAGACCCTAAGAAAGCGGATCAGCAAATCCGCGGAGCGGTAGTGCTTCCAAACGGAACTGGTAAAACACAAACTGTTTTAGTATTCGCTAAAGGCGAAAAAGCAAAAGAAGCGGAAGCAGCAGGTGCAGACTATGTTGGAGACAGCGATTATATCAACAAAATCCAGCAAGGCTGGTTTGAGTTTGATGTCATCGTAGCGACACCGGACATGATGGGCGAAGTAGGTAAGCTTGGCCGTGTGCTTGGACCTAAAGGCTTAATGCCAAACCCTAAAACTGGCACCGTTACATTTGACGTAGCGAAAGCTGTTGAAGAAATCAAAGCGGGTAAAGTAGAATATCGCGTTGATAAAGCCGGTAACGTTCATGTGCCGATCGGTAAAGTATCATTCGAGAACGAGAAGTTGATTGAAAACTTCAACACCATTTTTGACACAATGCTGAAAGCAAAGCCGGCTGCAGCTAAGGGCGCGTTCATGAAGAACGTAGCGGTCACTTCAACAATGGCTCCTGGCATCAAAGTGGATCCTTCTTCTGTAGCAGTAAAACAATAA
- the rplJ gene encoding 50S ribosomal protein L10 translates to MNSVIEQKQQIVNDIADKLKNSASTVVVDYRGLTVGEVTELRKQLREAGVEFKVFKNTLTRRAAEIAEVSDLNEFLTGPNAIAFSNEDVIAPAKILNNFAKEHEALEIKAGVLEGNLVSVEEVKALAELPSREGLLSMLLSVLQAPMRNFALAAKAVADQKEEQGA, encoded by the coding sequence ATGAACAGTGTAATCGAACAAAAGCAACAGATCGTGAATGACATCGCTGATAAGTTGAAAAACAGTGCCTCTACAGTGGTAGTGGACTACCGCGGTTTAACAGTAGGCGAAGTGACTGAGCTTCGTAAGCAGCTTCGTGAAGCGGGTGTTGAGTTCAAAGTATTCAAAAACACATTGACTCGCCGTGCCGCTGAAATCGCAGAGGTTTCAGACTTAAATGAATTTCTTACAGGGCCGAACGCGATTGCATTCAGTAATGAAGATGTGATTGCGCCAGCGAAAATCCTTAACAATTTCGCAAAAGAACATGAAGCTTTAGAAATTAAAGCGGGTGTTCTGGAAGGAAATCTTGTATCTGTGGAAGAAGTCAAAGCTCTTGCTGAACTTCCATCCCGCGAAGGTTTGCTTTCTATGCTACTCAGCGTGCTGCAGGCTCCTATGCGCAACTTCGCGCTGGCTGCAAAAGCTGTTGCCGATCAAAAGGAAGAACAAGGCGCGTAA
- the rplL gene encoding 50S ribosomal protein L7/L12, translated as MTKEQIIDAIKEMSVLELNDLVKAIEEEFGVTAAAPVAVAGGAAGGDAAAEKTEFDVVLTEAGGQKIKVIKVVREITGLGLKEAKEVVDNTPKPLKEGVSKEEAEELKAKLEEVGAGVEVK; from the coding sequence ATGACTAAAGAGCAAATCATTGATGCGATTAAAGAAATGTCCGTTCTTGAACTAAATGACCTAGTAAAAGCAATTGAAGAAGAGTTTGGTGTAACTGCTGCTGCTCCTGTAGCTGTAGCTGGCGGAGCTGCTGGCGGAGATGCTGCAGCTGAGAAAACTGAATTTGACGTAGTGCTTACTGAAGCAGGCGGCCAAAAAATCAAAGTTATTAAAGTGGTTCGTGAAATCACAGGTCTTGGACTTAAAGAAGCAAAAGAAGTGGTTGACAACACTCCAAAACCACTTAAAGAAGGCGTTTCTAAAGAAGAAGCTGAAGAACTTAAAGCTAAACTTGAAGAAGTTGGCGCTGGCGTAGAAGTTAAGTAA
- a CDS encoding class I SAM-dependent methyltransferase, with protein MPNHYYSQTPESESNPMYWEYRLRNKLFRFKTDSGVFSKKEVDFGSRLLIESFQMPEIPGPILDVGCGYGPIGLSVAAQSSERLVHMVDVNRRALELSKENAGLNKIENVLIYESDRLEQVTEKGFAAILTNPPIRAGKKIVLDIFHQSFQKLASGGQLWVVIQKKQGAPSAIKELEQLFGETETVERSKGYYILKAEKALTAQ; from the coding sequence GTGCCAAACCATTATTACTCGCAAACTCCGGAAAGCGAAAGCAATCCGATGTATTGGGAATACCGTCTGAGAAACAAGCTTTTCCGCTTTAAAACGGATAGTGGCGTTTTTTCTAAAAAAGAAGTCGATTTTGGTTCGCGCTTGCTGATTGAAAGCTTTCAGATGCCGGAGATACCGGGGCCGATTTTGGACGTTGGCTGCGGATACGGTCCGATTGGTTTGTCGGTAGCCGCCCAATCTTCGGAGCGTCTTGTTCACATGGTCGATGTGAACCGCCGGGCGCTTGAATTATCAAAAGAGAATGCAGGGTTAAATAAGATTGAAAATGTCTTAATTTACGAAAGTGACCGGCTGGAGCAAGTCACTGAAAAGGGCTTTGCCGCTATTTTAACCAACCCGCCTATCCGTGCGGGGAAGAAGATCGTTTTGGATATATTTCATCAAAGTTTTCAAAAACTAGCTAGTGGCGGTCAGCTTTGGGTTGTCATCCAAAAGAAACAAGGGGCTCCGTCGGCTATTAAAGAGCTGGAGCAGTTGTTTGGTGAAACAGAGACGGTTGAGCGCTCCAAAGGATATTATATTCTTAAAGCGGAAAAGGCATTGACTGCACAATAG
- the rpoB gene encoding DNA-directed RNA polymerase subunit beta gives MTGQLVQYGRHRQRRSYARISEVLELPNLIEIQTSSYQWFLDEGLREMFQDISPIEDFTGNLALEFIDYSLADPKYPVDESKERDVTYSAPLRVKVRLLNKETGEVKDQEVFMGDFPLMTETGTFIINGAERVIVSQLVRSPSVYYSEKFDKNGKKGFTATVIPNRGAWLEYETDAKDIVYVRIDRTRKLPITVLLRALGFGSDQEIIDLIGDNEYIRNTLEKDNTENTEKALIEIYERLRPGEPPTVENAKSLLISRFFDPKRYDLANVGRYKINKKLHTKNRLFGQRLAETLADPETGEIIAEEGTVLDRRALDKIIPYLEKGTGFKTFRQSGGVVEEDIVVQSIKVYAPDSEDGKVINIIGNGFPEHDVKHITPADIIASIGYFFNLLYGVGNTDDIDHLGNRRLRSVGELLQNQFRIGLSRMERVVRERMSIQDANTITPQQLINIRPVIASIKEFFGSSQLSQFMDQTNPLAELTHKRRLSALGPGGLTRERAGFEVRDVHYSHYGRMCPIETPEGPNIGLINSLSSYAKVNKFGFIETPYRRVDPETGKVTDRIDYLTADEEDNYVVAQANVPLAEDGSFLEEEVVARFRGENTVVKRERVDYMDVSPKQVVSAATACIPFLENDDSNRALMGANMQRQAVPLMQPEAPIVGTGMEYVSGKDSGAAVICKHEGIVEHVEAKEIWVRRVQEIDGQEVKGDLDKYRLLKFIRSNQGTCYNQRPIVSVGDRVVKGEILADGPSMDKGELALGRNVMVGFMTWDGYNYEDAIIMSERLVKDDVYTSIHIEEYESESRDTKLGPEEITHDIPNVGEDALRNLDERGIIRIGAEVKDGDLLVGKVTPKGVTELTAEERLLHAIFGEKAREVRDTSLRVPHGGGGIVLDVKVFNREDGDELPPGVNQLVRVYIVQKRKISEGDKMAGRHGNKGVISRILPEEDMPYLPDGRPIDIMLNPLGVPSRMNIGQVLELHLGMAARYLGIHVATPVFDGATEDDVWETIEESGMSRDAKTVLYDGRSGEPFDNRVSVGIMYMIKLAHMVDDKLHARSTGPYSLVTQQPLGGKAQFGGQRFGEMEVWALEAYGAAYTLQEILTVKSDDIVGRVKTYEAIVKGENVPEPGVPESFKVLIKELQSLGMDVKIMSGDDQEIEMRDLEDEEDLQQADTLNIAPDDKKETEKVSSTD, from the coding sequence TTGACAGGTCAACTAGTTCAGTATGGACGACACCGCCAACGCAGAAGTTATGCACGCATTAGCGAAGTTTTAGAATTACCAAATTTGATTGAAATCCAAACATCCTCCTATCAATGGTTTCTTGATGAGGGCTTAAGAGAGATGTTCCAAGACATTTCTCCGATTGAAGATTTCACTGGTAATCTTGCACTGGAATTTATCGATTATAGTCTTGCAGACCCGAAGTATCCGGTCGATGAGTCTAAAGAGCGCGATGTCACTTATTCAGCGCCGCTTCGAGTTAAGGTCCGTCTTTTAAATAAAGAGACTGGTGAAGTGAAAGACCAAGAAGTGTTCATGGGCGACTTTCCGCTTATGACCGAAACAGGAACATTCATTATCAATGGAGCAGAACGCGTAATCGTTTCCCAGTTAGTCCGCTCTCCGAGTGTGTATTACAGCGAAAAATTCGACAAGAACGGGAAGAAAGGCTTTACTGCTACAGTGATTCCAAACCGCGGTGCTTGGCTCGAATATGAGACAGATGCAAAGGATATTGTATATGTCCGTATTGACCGCACGCGTAAGTTGCCAATCACAGTATTGCTGCGCGCTTTAGGGTTTGGCTCTGATCAAGAAATCATCGATTTAATCGGCGATAATGAATATATTCGCAACACGCTTGAAAAAGACAACACGGAAAACACGGAAAAAGCGCTGATTGAAATATATGAGCGGCTTCGTCCAGGTGAACCGCCAACGGTTGAAAATGCCAAAAGCTTGCTGATCTCTCGTTTCTTTGATCCGAAGCGATATGACCTTGCAAACGTTGGACGCTACAAAATCAATAAAAAACTTCACACGAAAAACCGCCTATTCGGCCAACGTTTAGCGGAAACGCTGGCAGATCCGGAAACAGGTGAAATTATCGCGGAAGAAGGAACGGTTCTTGACCGCCGCGCACTAGATAAGATCATTCCTTATCTAGAAAAGGGCACAGGGTTTAAAACCTTCCGTCAATCCGGCGGCGTGGTTGAAGAAGATATTGTCGTTCAATCCATTAAAGTATACGCACCGGATAGCGAAGATGGAAAAGTGATTAACATCATTGGGAACGGGTTCCCTGAGCATGATGTCAAGCATATTACGCCTGCCGATATCATCGCTTCCATCGGCTACTTCTTCAATCTTCTTTATGGAGTCGGAAACACAGATGATATTGATCATTTAGGTAACCGCCGCCTTCGTTCGGTAGGTGAGTTGCTTCAAAACCAATTCCGTATCGGATTATCCAGAATGGAACGGGTCGTTCGCGAAAGAATGTCTATTCAAGATGCGAACACGATCACACCTCAGCAATTAATTAATATTCGCCCGGTTATTGCTTCGATCAAGGAGTTCTTTGGAAGCTCACAGCTTTCTCAGTTTATGGACCAAACCAACCCTCTGGCAGAATTGACGCATAAACGCCGTCTGTCTGCTTTAGGACCTGGTGGTTTAACGCGCGAACGCGCCGGCTTTGAAGTGCGGGATGTTCACTATTCTCACTACGGCCGCATGTGTCCGATTGAAACGCCTGAGGGACCAAACATCGGTTTAATTAACTCACTTTCATCTTATGCGAAAGTGAATAAATTTGGCTTTATTGAAACTCCTTACCGCCGGGTCGATCCGGAAACGGGAAAAGTAACAGACCGGATTGATTACTTAACGGCTGATGAAGAGGATAATTACGTTGTGGCCCAAGCGAACGTGCCGCTTGCAGAAGACGGCTCATTCCTTGAAGAAGAAGTAGTTGCCCGCTTCCGCGGTGAGAACACGGTTGTCAAACGCGAGCGCGTGGACTACATGGATGTATCGCCAAAACAAGTAGTATCTGCGGCAACCGCTTGTATTCCTTTCTTAGAAAACGATGACTCCAACCGCGCTCTTATGGGAGCCAACATGCAGCGTCAGGCTGTGCCGTTAATGCAGCCGGAAGCGCCTATTGTAGGAACGGGAATGGAATATGTGTCCGGGAAAGACTCCGGAGCAGCTGTCATCTGCAAGCATGAAGGGATAGTCGAGCACGTGGAAGCGAAAGAAATTTGGGTTCGCCGCGTGCAGGAGATTGATGGCCAAGAAGTGAAAGGCGATCTCGACAAGTATCGCTTATTGAAGTTTATTCGTTCCAACCAAGGAACATGCTATAACCAGCGTCCGATCGTAAGCGTAGGAGATCGTGTGGTCAAAGGAGAGATTCTTGCCGATGGCCCTTCGATGGATAAAGGGGAGCTGGCTCTTGGACGAAACGTAATGGTCGGCTTTATGACATGGGATGGCTACAACTATGAGGATGCCATCATCATGAGCGAGCGGCTCGTTAAAGATGACGTCTACACTTCCATCCATATTGAAGAATATGAATCAGAGTCCAGAGATACGAAGCTTGGTCCTGAAGAAATTACCCACGATATTCCGAATGTCGGTGAAGATGCGCTCCGAAACTTAGATGAACGCGGTATTATCCGCATCGGTGCGGAAGTAAAAGACGGGGATCTGCTCGTGGGGAAAGTTACGCCTAAAGGTGTGACAGAGCTTACCGCAGAAGAGCGGCTATTGCATGCGATTTTCGGTGAAAAAGCCCGCGAAGTGCGCGATACTTCCCTTCGCGTTCCGCATGGCGGAGGCGGAATCGTTCTTGATGTAAAGGTATTTAACCGGGAGGACGGCGATGAGTTGCCGCCAGGTGTGAACCAGCTGGTTCGTGTGTACATCGTTCAGAAACGTAAGATTTCTGAAGGCGATAAAATGGCCGGACGGCACGGAAACAAAGGGGTTATTTCCCGCATCCTGCCTGAAGAGGATATGCCTTACTTGCCGGATGGCAGACCGATTGATATCATGTTGAACCCGCTTGGGGTACCATCTCGTATGAATATTGGTCAGGTGCTGGAGCTCCACCTTGGAATGGCCGCACGCTACCTCGGCATTCATGTCGCTACCCCAGTATTTGACGGTGCGACAGAGGACGACGTATGGGAAACCATCGAAGAATCCGGAATGTCGCGCGACGCCAAAACCGTTCTTTACGATGGCCGCAGCGGAGAACCTTTCGATAATCGTGTGTCTGTCGGAATTATGTATATGATCAAACTAGCTCACATGGTTGATGATAAGCTGCATGCCCGTTCAACCGGTCCATACTCGCTTGTTACCCAGCAGCCGCTTGGCGGTAAAGCCCAATTTGGCGGACAGCGTTTTGGAGAGATGGAGGTTTGGGCGCTTGAAGCATATGGAGCTGCTTATACACTTCAAGAAATTCTGACAGTGAAATCGGATGATATTGTCGGCCGCGTGAAAACATATGAAGCGATTGTCAAAGGAGAGAACGTGCCGGAGCCGGGTGTTCCGGAATCGTTTAAAGTGCTGATTAAAGAGCTTCAAAGCTTGGGAATGGATGTGAAGATCATGTCCGGCGATGACCAAGAAATCGAAATGCGCGATTTAGAGGATGAAGAAGATCTTCAGCAGGCGGATACGTTAAATATTGCCCCTGATGACAAAAAAGAAACTGAAAAGGTAAGTTCAACGGACTAA
- the rpoC gene encoding DNA-directed RNA polymerase subunit beta', with the protein MLDVNNFEYMKIGLASPDKIRSWSYGEVKKPETINYRTLKPEKDGLFCERIFGPTKDWECHCGKYKRVRYKGVVCDRCGVEVTKAKVRRERMGHIELAAPVSHIWYFKGIPSRMGLVLDMSPRSLEEVIYFASYVVTDAGETALEKKQLLSEKEYRAYREKYGNKFQASMGAEAIKKLLQDIDLEKEVDSLKEELKSAQGQRRTRAIKRLEVIEAFRHSGNKPDWMILDVLPVIPPELRPMVQLDGGRFATSDLNDLYRRVINRNNRLKRLLDLGAPSIIVQNEKRMLQEAVDALIDNGRRGRPVTGPGNRPLKSLSHMLKGKQGRFRQNLLGKRVDYSGRSVIVVGPNLKMYQCGLPKEMALELFKPFVMKELVEKGLAHNIKSAKRKIERVQPEVWDVLEEVIKEHPVLLNRAPTLHRLGIQAFEPTLVEGRAIRLHPLVCTAYNADFDGDQMAVHVPLSAEAQAEARMLMLAAQNILNPKDGKPVVTPSQDMVLGNYYLTLEREGAIGEGMIFKDTNEALTAYQNGYVHLHTRIAVAASSLNNQTFTEEQNKMLLITTVGKLIFNEILPDSFPYINEPTGTNLEVKTPEKYFVHPTVNVKEHIQKQELVAPFKKKILGNIIAEVFKRFKITETSKMLDRMKDLGFKYSTKAGITVGVADIVVLGEKEQILHDAQTKVDNVLKQFRRGLITEEERYERVISIWSAAKDTIQGKLMASLDKRNPIFMMSDSGARGNASNFTQLAGMRGLMANPAGRIIELPIKSSFREGLTVLEYFISTHGARKGLADTALKTADSGYLTRRLVDVAQDVIVREEDCGTDRGLLIGSIKEGTEIIEPLEERLVGRYTRKTIKHPETGEVLINENEMISEDLAKQIVDAGIEKVWIRSAFTCNTRHGVCKKCYGRNLATGQQVEVGEAVGIIAAQSIGEPGTQLTMRTFHTGGVAGDDITQGLPRIQELFEARNPKGQAVISEIDGHVTAINEGRDRQQEIMLQGDVETRTYTVPYTARLKVAVNDKVVRGQELTEGSIDPKEYLKITDVASVQKYLLREVQKVYRMQGVEIGDKHIEVMVRQMLRKVRVIDAGDTDVLPGSLLEIHQFRDANEKALLEGGRPATGRPVLLGITKASLETDSFLSAASFQETTRVLTDAAIKGKRDELLGLKENVIIGKLVPAGTGMQRYRKAEPILMTDAESVTVE; encoded by the coding sequence TTGCTAGATGTAAATAATTTCGAATACATGAAAATCGGTTTGGCATCACCCGATAAAATTCGATCTTGGTCTTATGGTGAGGTAAAAAAACCAGAAACGATCAACTATCGTACACTAAAACCTGAAAAAGACGGCTTGTTTTGCGAACGCATTTTCGGACCGACCAAGGACTGGGAATGTCATTGCGGAAAGTACAAAAGAGTTCGCTATAAAGGCGTAGTCTGTGACCGCTGCGGTGTGGAGGTCACAAAGGCGAAAGTTCGCCGGGAACGAATGGGCCACATTGAGCTGGCCGCTCCAGTCTCCCACATTTGGTATTTTAAAGGTATTCCAAGCCGCATGGGACTTGTGCTGGATATGTCTCCCCGTTCCCTTGAAGAGGTTATTTACTTTGCATCCTACGTGGTAACGGATGCGGGTGAAACAGCTTTAGAGAAAAAACAGCTGCTTTCCGAAAAGGAATATCGGGCTTATCGAGAAAAGTACGGCAACAAATTCCAAGCTTCCATGGGGGCGGAAGCCATCAAAAAGCTTCTTCAAGACATTGACCTTGAAAAAGAAGTTGATTCCCTTAAAGAAGAACTGAAGAGCGCTCAAGGCCAGCGCCGCACGCGTGCGATTAAGCGCCTGGAGGTTATAGAAGCATTCCGCCATTCCGGCAATAAACCAGACTGGATGATTCTTGATGTGCTGCCGGTCATCCCTCCGGAGCTGCGGCCGATGGTTCAACTGGATGGAGGACGCTTTGCTACCTCTGATTTGAACGACTTGTATCGCCGGGTCATCAACCGCAACAACCGCTTAAAGCGCCTGCTGGATCTTGGTGCGCCAAGCATTATCGTTCAAAATGAAAAGCGTATGCTTCAAGAAGCGGTAGACGCCTTAATTGACAACGGCCGCCGCGGTCGTCCTGTCACTGGTCCCGGCAACCGTCCACTTAAATCCCTTTCTCATATGCTGAAAGGAAAACAAGGACGATTCCGCCAAAATCTATTAGGTAAACGGGTGGATTACTCTGGACGTTCCGTTATCGTCGTAGGCCCTAACTTAAAGATGTATCAATGCGGTCTGCCAAAGGAAATGGCGCTAGAGTTATTTAAGCCATTTGTGATGAAAGAGCTTGTAGAAAAAGGCTTAGCTCACAATATCAAAAGCGCTAAGCGCAAAATAGAGCGCGTGCAGCCTGAAGTGTGGGATGTGCTTGAAGAAGTCATTAAAGAGCACCCTGTTCTTCTTAACCGGGCACCGACACTTCACCGCTTAGGAATTCAAGCATTTGAGCCGACGCTGGTTGAAGGGCGTGCGATCCGCCTGCATCCTCTTGTATGTACCGCTTACAACGCGGACTTTGACGGGGACCAAATGGCCGTCCATGTGCCGCTGTCAGCTGAAGCGCAGGCCGAGGCGCGCATGCTTATGCTGGCCGCTCAAAACATCTTGAATCCTAAGGATGGCAAGCCGGTTGTAACACCTTCCCAAGACATGGTTTTAGGTAACTATTATTTAACCCTTGAGCGAGAAGGGGCTATTGGCGAAGGAATGATTTTTAAAGATACAAACGAAGCTCTAACTGCTTACCAAAATGGATATGTTCATCTTCATACGCGTATCGCGGTAGCAGCTTCATCCTTGAACAATCAAACATTCACTGAAGAACAGAACAAGATGCTGCTTATCACGACTGTAGGGAAATTGATCTTTAACGAAATTCTTCCGGATTCATTCCCTTACATCAACGAACCGACCGGAACAAATCTGGAAGTCAAAACACCTGAGAAATACTTTGTTCATCCAACAGTCAATGTGAAAGAGCATATTCAGAAGCAAGAGCTGGTCGCGCCGTTTAAGAAGAAAATTCTCGGTAATATCATTGCTGAAGTATTTAAACGGTTTAAGATTACTGAGACTTCCAAGATGCTTGACCGCATGAAGGACCTCGGCTTCAAATACTCCACAAAAGCCGGTATTACAGTAGGTGTGGCTGACATCGTTGTATTAGGTGAGAAGGAACAGATTCTTCACGATGCCCAAACAAAAGTGGATAATGTCCTGAAACAGTTCAGACGCGGTTTGATTACGGAAGAAGAACGGTATGAACGCGTCATTTCTATCTGGAGTGCGGCGAAGGATACGATTCAAGGCAAGCTGATGGCTTCCCTTGATAAGCGCAACCCGATCTTCATGATGAGTGACTCTGGAGCCCGTGGTAACGCCTCTAACTTCACTCAGCTTGCTGGTATGCGCGGTTTGATGGCCAACCCGGCCGGCCGCATTATTGAATTGCCGATTAAATCAAGCTTCCGTGAAGGTTTGACAGTATTGGAGTACTTTATTTCGACTCACGGAGCGCGTAAAGGATTGGCCGATACGGCGCTGAAAACAGCTGACTCAGGTTACTTGACTCGACGCCTTGTTGATGTCGCGCAGGATGTTATTGTCCGTGAAGAAGATTGCGGCACGGATCGCGGTCTGTTGATCGGCTCTATTAAAGAAGGCACAGAAATTATCGAACCTTTAGAAGAACGTCTTGTAGGCCGTTACACTAGAAAAACAATTAAACATCCTGAAACAGGAGAAGTGCTTATCAATGAAAATGAAATGATCAGCGAGGATTTAGCGAAACAAATCGTTGATGCAGGCATTGAGAAAGTATGGATTCGTTCAGCGTTTACATGTAACACCCGTCATGGTGTCTGCAAGAAGTGCTATGGCCGCAACCTGGCAACAGGACAGCAAGTCGAAGTGGGAGAAGCGGTTGGGATTATTGCTGCTCAGTCTATCGGGGAACCAGGTACACAGCTTACAATGCGTACATTCCATACAGGCGGGGTAGCCGGAGACGATATCACGCAAGGTTTACCGCGTATCCAAGAGCTGTTTGAGGCCCGCAATCCGAAAGGTCAGGCGGTTATTTCTGAAATTGACGGACATGTAACAGCCATCAATGAAGGCCGTGACCGCCAGCAAGAAATTATGCTTCAGGGCGACGTGGAAACCCGCACTTATACGGTTCCTTACACGGCACGCTTAAAAGTCGCGGTGAATGATAAGGTCGTTCGCGGACAGGAGCTGACGGAAGGTTCGATCGATCCTAAAGAATACTTGAAGATCACAGATGTGGCTTCCGTCCAAAAATACTTGCTGCGTGAAGTGCAAAAAGTATACCGGATGCAGGGGGTTGAAATCGGCGATAAGCATATTGAAGTAATGGTCCGCCAAATGCTTCGCAAAGTGCGCGTCATCGATGCCGGTGATACGGATGTGCTGCCGGGAAGCTTGCTTGAAATCCATCAGTTCAGAGATGCTAATGAAAAAGCATTGCTTGAAGGCGGGAGACCGGCAACAGGAAGACCTGTTCTGCTCGGAATCACAAAGGCATCTTTG